CGTAGTTCGGGCCGTAGGCTCCCGAGCGGACACGCTGCACCTCGTCGTCCGGCATGAAGTTGACGTAGACGCCCCCCGTCGCGAACGGCGCGGCGGCGTCGTAGAGCGCCCGCGCCCACGCGATGCACGCCTTGTCCTGCGATGGATCGCTCCAGCGCGTGTGGACGTTCATCACGAAGTTGACGTTCCGGTGCGGGTAGGCCGTGGCCCCGGCGGGGACCCGGTTGATCGCGCCGCCGAGGTTCCCGACGAAGATCTCGCACTGGGGCGATGGGAGACGGCCGATGCCGTCCAGGAGCACGTCGATCAGGCCGTCCTCGAGGTCGACGAAATCGTGCGACTTCCAGTAGTTGCGCTCGCCGGGGGTGAGCAGCGGGTCGAAGGCCGTCTGCCATCCCGCGAACGGATGGGGCCCCACGACGTCCGCGATCGGCTTCCCGATCGCCTTGAACGGCGCCGCGGCCTTCTCGCCCGAGGCGAGGTCGCCGGCGTGACAGAGGGCGAGGACGAGGACCTCCTTGCCGTGGACCTCTTGCGGGAGGAAGGGAAGGGGCGGCGCCTTCCGCATCACCACCCAGCAGCTCAGCTCGTCCGGCGCCCGGGCGACGAAGCGGCGGTACTCGAGGAGCACCTGTCTCGCGCTCGCCCACGGGTGAACGATGAGCCCGGCGATGACCTGGGGGCCGACAGGGTGGAGCCTGAACTTGAACGAGGTCACGACACCGAAGTTCCCGCCTCCGCCGCGGATCGCCCAGAAGAGATCGGGATGGTCCGTGTCGTTCGTGTGAACCAGCTCTCCCGCGGCAGTCACCACGTCGGCTGACAGGAGGTTGTCGACCGTCAGCCCGTACTTGCGACTGAGCCAGCCGAATCCTCCGCCGAGAGTCAGTCCGGCGACTCCAGTCGTCGAGTTGATCCCCACCGGTGTCGCGAGACCGAAGGCCTGGGTCTCCTTGTCGAGATCGGCCAGCCTGGCGCCCGGCCCGACGCGGGCGGTGCGCTCGGTGGGATTGACCCGAACCGAGTCCATCCGCGACAGGTCGAGCATCAACCCGGCATCGCAAACGGCGTTCCCCGCGATGTTGTGCCCACCGCCCCGGACGGAGAGCAGCAGGCCGTGTTTCGCGGCCAGCCGGACGGTCTGGATCACGTCGCTCGCCCCGGCCGCGCGCACGACCGCCGCAGGGTGCTTGTCGATCATCGCGTTCCAGAGCGTCCTCGCCTCGTCGTACCCTGGATCCCCCGGTAAGCACAGGCGACCTCGGAGCTCGCCGCGGAACGCGTCGAGCGCGTCGGTCGAAAGTGCCATCGTCTTGCCGTCGATCGTCTGGATGACGAGTCCCGCCATCACCCACCTCCTATGCCACGCGCCAATACATCCCCCCATCGGAGGGTGTCCGGTCGCGGTTCCCAGTATGTTTTCCGGCTCCGAATCGTCACCGATCATATGGTCGTTCACGAAAGAGGGGTAATCGCATCTCGGCGGGCGCATCCGCCCTGTCCCGGACACCTCACCCCGCGCTCCCCTTGGCCTTTGCCGCCGCCTGTGCCATGTTACGTCTCTCTATTCCCGACTTACGGAGGATCTCGCCCCCATGTGGACCCCTCGGCCGGTATTCCGCCTCGTCCCGCGCGCGACGATCGTCGCCGCGTTCCCCATTCTCGCCCTCCTGTGGTCCCTCGACGCCGCGCCCGGCGTTCTCGCCGCGGCGCCGATGAGGCTCGCCACGCAGCCGGACATTCACGGCGACCTGATCGTCTTCGTCCACGCGGAGGACATCTGGACCGTCCCGGCGAGCGGCGGCGTCGCGAAGCGGATCACGTTCCACGAGGGGGAGGAGCGATACCCCAAATTCTCCCCCGACGGGAAGCGGATCGCGTTCACCGCGGACTACGACGGCAACACCGACGTCTACGTGATGAACACCGAGGGGGGGGACATCACGCGGGTCACCTACCACCCGGGGAAGGACGAGGTCGTAGGCTGGCACCCGACGAACGGGAAGATCCTGTTCCGCTCGGGGCGCGACGCGTACAGCCGCTTCACCCGGCTCTACCTGATCGCGCCCGACGGCTCGGGGCTCGAGGCGCTCCCGCTCCCGGAGGCCGGCTGGGGCAGCTACTCCCCGGACGGCTCCGAGATCGCGTACACCCGCGTCGCCACCGAGGACAGGACCTGGAAGCGATACCGCGGCGGGCTGGCCCCGGACCTCTACCTCTACGATTTCCGCACCGGCGTCGATCGACGCCTGACCGACGCGCGTGGGACCGAGCGCTTCCCGATGTGGATGGGCGACACGATCTACTTCGAGGCCGACCCGGACGGCGTCCTGAACTTGTTCTCCCTCGACCCCGGCACCGGCCAGCAGAAGCAGCTCACCCGCTTCACCGACTACGACGCCGGGCGGCCGTCCGACGGCACCGGCAAGATCGTGTACGACCGCGCGGGCGGGCTCGAGGTCTTCGACCCGGTCACGGGACAGTCGAAGTCGGTCTCCTTCGAGATCCTGGCGGACTCCCCGGAGGCGCGCCCCTACGTCAAGAACGTCAAGGACTGGATCACCCACATCGGGCTCTCCCCGGACGGGAACCGCGCGCTCGTGGTGGCCCGGGGCGACGTCTTCACCGTTCCTCGCGAGAAGGGGGCGGTCCGCAACCTCTCGCGCGACCCCGGCTCCCGCGACAAGGACGCGGCCTGGTCGCCGGACGGCAAGTGGATCGCGTTCTTCTCCGACCGCAGCGGCGAGTACGAGATCTGGCTCACCGACCCGATGGGAAAGGACAAGCCGGTCCGGCTCACGACGCACCGCGACGGGTATCGCTTCGCCCTGCGCTGGTCCCCCGACTCGAAGCGGCTCGCCTTCACCGACCAGACGCTGACGCTCTCGTACATCGACCTGGACACCAAGGCGATCACGAAGGTGGACAAGGCGGACGACGAGGCCATGGACTTGGGCCAAGACGCCAAGCCGATCTTCGACGACGCCTGGTCGCCCGACGGCCGGTTCCTCGCGTACACCAAGATGGGCTCCGACCTCGTGAACCGGATCTGGATCTACGCCGTCGAGACCCGGGAAGCGAAGCCGGTGACCGCGGGCCCGCTCGACGCCTTCGGCCCGGTGTTCTCCGAGGACGGGCAGCGGCTCTTCTTCGTGAGCAACCGCCGGTTCGACCCGACGTACAGCGACATGGACTTCGAGCTGGTCTACAAGAAGGTCGCGGGGCTCTACGCCCTGTCCCTTCGCGCGGGCTCACCGGCGCTCCTGCCCCCCAAGACCGGCGACGAGCCCCGGAAGCCCAAGTGGAGGGAGAAGTCTCGATACGAGGCCGAGAAGGGGGAGGAGCCGAAGTCGAAGGAGCCGCCGCCGAAGACGATCGTGGAGTTCGGCGGGATCGAAGGACGCATCGAGCCGTTGCCGCTCCCCCGTGGCAACTACCGCAACCTCGGCGTCGGGCGAGGCTCGCTGTACTTCCTCGACGCGGACGAGGGAGATTTCAACCGGTTCGACATCCGCGAGCCGGAGGCCCGCAAGCTCGTGGCCTTCGACCTCGACGAGCGGAAGACCCGCACCGTCCTCGAGGCGGTGGACGACTACGCCCTCTCCCCCGACGGGAAGGAGCTGGTCTGGCGCAAGGGGAGCGACATCGGGATCGTGGACACCGACGACGACAAGGCCAAGGCCGAGCCGCTCGACCTCGCGGGCCTGACGATGACCGTCGATCCGCGCGCGGAGTGGAAGCAGATCTACCGCGAGGTCTGGCGCACGGAGCGCGACTACTACTACGACCCCGGGATGCACGGCCTCGACTGGGCCGCGATCGGCAAGAAGTACGAGCCGCTGATCGAGGCGGCGGAGAGCCGGGCCGAGGTGAGGTGGGTCATCGGCGAGCTGATCGGGGAGCTGTCGACGTCCCACACGTACGTTTACGGCGGCGACCGGCACCGCAAGCCCGAGACGATCCCGGTCGGGATGCTCGGCGCCGATTGGGCCGCCGATGCCGCGACCGGCCGTTACCGGATCCTGCGCATCCTCCGCGTCCCCGACTGGGCGAAAGGCGCGGTCCCGCCGCTGGCGGCACCCGGCGTCGATGCCCGGGAAGGCGATCTCCTCGTCGCGGTGGACGGCCGGGAGGTCACGACCGCGAAGGAGGTCTACGCGGCGTTCGAGGGGCTGGCGGACAAGCCGGTGAGGCTCACGCTGGCTTCCGGCGCCAAGGCGACCGACGCTCGCGACGTCGTGGTGGTCCCGTCGCCCGACGAGTCCAGGTTCCGGTACCTCGACTGGGTCGAGCGCAACCTCGAGACCGTCGAGGCGGCCTCGGGCGGCAAGGTCGGCTACCTGCACCTCCCCGACACCTTCACCGGCTCGGCGGAGATGTTCCCGCTCTACTGGTATGGGCAGACGCGGAAGGAAGGGCTGATCGTGGACGGGCGCTACAACGCCGGCGGGCTCGACCCCGATCCGTTCCTCGATCGGATCAACAGCCCGATCCTCTACTACTGGACGCGCCGCTACTCGCACGACTACGCGTCCCCGCTGGTGGCGACGCGGGCGCACAAGGCGATGCTCACGAACCGGCAGGCCGGCTCCGGCGGCGATCAGCTCCCGTCGGAGTTCCAGCTCAAGAAGATGGGGCCGCTGATCGGCACGCGCACCTGGGGCGGCCTCGTCGGGATCTCGATGTTCACGCCGCTGGTGGACGGCGGCGCCATCACGGCCCCCGATTACCGCGTCTACACGACCGAAGGGAAATGGGTGATCGAGAACGAGGGGGTGACGCCCGACATCACGGTCGACCTCGATCCCGCCGAGATGGCGAAGGGATACGACGCGCAGCTCATGAAAGCGGTGGACTACCTGATGAAGAAGATCGCCGAGGAGCCCCGCCCGGCGCCCGCCCGGCCGCCGTTCCCGACGACAAGGTAGCCGAACTCGCCCGGTGGGGGGCCGCCGACCTTGTCCGACCCGTTCAGCGTCGTTTCAGGGGATGCTCGAAGCTGAGGTAGAGGAAGACCTGTCGCTCCCCCGAGCTCGGGCCGACACCCAGCGGCACGGCGACGCCCGGGACGATCTGGAGGCCGGCGGCGGTGTCGAACGCCCACCGCAGGCCCGGGTTCACGAAGGCGCTGCTCGCTATCGCTGTCCGGCCGGGACCCGTGACGAACTCGGCCCGAGCCCAGACGGTTTCGAGCAGGACGTTGAGCCTCGGTCGCGCGAGCCATACAACGCTGGCGCCGGCGTTGACGGCCGTGGCTCGGGCTTCGTCGCCGGACGGGCTCCTGGCGTTGGGGAGCCAGGTTCCCCCGAGGTTCCAGTGCGTGACGAACCGACGCGCGACGACGATGCTCGCCGGAACGGCGACCTGCAGTCCCCGGCTGCCGGATCCCAGAGCCTGCGCCTCGTCGCCGGTCGGGAGGATCAACGACAGCCGTGGGGCGACGGCAACGCGCGCGGCGCCGTCGCCGACGGCCTGGTAGCGATAGTTCAGAGCGACGTCACCCAGGCCATGGCGCCGCCTCGCGTCGGTGCTCACCCCGAGGACGGGCAGCGTGGCGCTGATCTGGTGGACCTGCCCTCCGGCGGGCCATTCCTCGGTGAACGTGTAAACCCACGAGCCGTCTCCGTGCGACCGAGCGTACGAGCTGATGTGCTGGATGACGCCGGGCTCCTGATTGTACGCCTCCTCGACGAGGAAGCTGTTGTCCTGGATGGGCGACTCCGTGGAAGCCCCGGCGTGGACCTGCGACGCCATCACGACCGCGGCCACCCACGGGGCGGCGCTCGAGGTGCGACGCCTGGAGGGGGCCATCGTGCGGAGGAATCCCGTCACGGCGAGCCTCCCGCCATCCTCCGCGCGCGCTCGAGGTTCAGCCTCGCTCCCTCGTTGGACGGATCGGCCCGGAGCGCGGCCTCGAGGTGCGCGATGGCTTCCGGGTAGCGTCCCTCTTTCGCCAGGACCACCCCGAGATTCCGGTGCGCCGCGGCGTCACCGGGTGCGATGCGCAGGGCGTCGCGGAACTGCGCTTCGGCCTCCGCCGCGTCCCGCCGCGCGAGGAGAAGCACGCCGAGGCTCACGCGGAGCTCCGCGTCGCCCGGGAGCAGGAGCACCGCCTGCCGGAGTCGCGCGACGGCCTCCTCCTCGCGGCCCAATCGGGCGAGCGCCGTTCCGAGGAGCTTCAGCGCGTTTCCGTCGTCCGGGTCCGCTTCCACAGCGTTCCGCAGCTTCGCGGCGCCTTCCTCGACGCTCCCCTCCAGGACCAGCGCCGAGCCGAGACGGGCCACGAGCTTCGGGTCTCCGGGGCGCAATCGGACGGCTTCGCGGTACTGCGCGAGCGACTCGTCCCGCCGCCCCGAGAGAGCCAGCGCCGCGCCAAAGTTCACGTGAGCCTCCGGGTACTCCGGCATGATCCTCACCGCCTCCTCGAAGTGGGCCAGCGCCTCCCGCACCTGTCCCGCTCCGAGCAGCTCGAACCCCAGCCCGTCGTGAGCCGCCGCGCTCCCGGGGCTCACCGCGATCGCGTGGGTGAAGAGCTCCCGGGTGCCCTTCCAGTATCCGACCTGAACGAATGCGGCGGCCATCAGGGCGACCGCCATCGCGGCGGCCCCCGCCGCGACGGCGAGCCGCCGCGCTCGCGACGTGGCGACCTTCCCCAGGAGATCCGCGCCTCCCCACACCAGCATGATCAACGGTCCAACGAGAGGGAGGTACGTGTAGCGGTCGGCCCGTGGCTGGATTCCGACTTGGACCAGCCCGATGACGGGACCGAGGCTCACGAGGTACCAGACCCAGCCGGTCAGCAGGTACGGGCGGCTCCGCGCCTGCCGTAAGACGAGAGCGGAAATTGCGAGAAGGAACGCGGCGGACGCCACGGCCATTGGAACGGAGGGCCCGGAGGGCGCGTAGGGATAGGAGGCCGCGAGGCCCGACGGCCAGAACGTCTTGCCGAGGTACCACGCGCACGAGACGATCGCGTTCGCGACGCGGGCGCCCATGGGGATCGACTCGAGACTCACGACGGCGCGCTCGTGGGCTTGGGCCCAGATCGTGGTCGCGCCGGCCGCCACCGACAACGCGACGAGGGGAAGCTTCTCCAGGACCAGGGTGCTCGAGCCGCTCGCGCCCCGGCTCGCCCCGCGCCGGAATCGACCGAGAGGCCAGTAGTCCATCAGGAGCAGCAGCACCGGGACCGACACGAGCATCGGCTTCGCCGTGAGGCCCAGCGCGAGCGCCCCGCCGACGAGGCTGTAGCGCCCCAAGCCGGGGCGCTCGGCGTACCGCCGGTAGGCCACGAGGGCCAGAAGGCCGAAGAGCGCGCAGAGGACGTCCTTCCGCTCCGAGACCCAAGCCACCGACTCCACGTGGAGCGGGTGGATTGCGAACAGCCCCGCGACGACCGCGGCGCGCCGCACGAGGCCGGTCGAGGCGGCGAGCAGATGGAACAGGAGCAGGGTATTCCCGGCGTGGAGCAGCAGGTTCGTCAGGTGGAAGACGGCCGGCGACCGACCGCCGATCGCCGCGTCGACCATCAGCGAGAGCCATGTGAGCGGGTGCCAGTTCCCCAGCGCCGTGGTCTTGAGCGCCCAGGCGACCCCGTCGAGCGTCAGGCCGTTCAGCACGTGCGGGTTCTGCGCGACGTACCCGGCGTCGTCGAGCGCCACGAAGCCGAACGCGGCCGATCGCAGGTACACGACACCGATCGCCGCGACGAGGGCGCACTGGAGCAGCGCCTTCTCTCCCCGGATTGCCCCGTTGCCGCGCCGGACCCCTACTTGCAGTCGCAGGGCAGGATCCCGCACTTCATGTACTGCGACCGGACCGCGGGGACGTCGATCAGCTTCTGGACGCTCTCCGGATTCGACATCGATTGCCCGAGCCTCTCCAGCCAGGCGTCGACCGACGGCGGATCGAACGTGGCCGCCGTCGAGACCAGCGTCCCCTCGATCCCTCCGAGGTCGCAGCCGATCGTGCAGGTCGAGAACGTGCCCGCCGCGATCTTGGTCCGGGCCAGATCGAGGCTCTTCAGGAAGTCGGGCTCGAAAGCGGCACCGCGGCCGGCCATCTCGAAGTACCACGCGGCGAGCACCGCCCACCGTAGCCCGTATCTCTGCAACACGGTGAATTCCGCCCCTTCCCTGCGCTGGGTATCGGCTTCCATCGAAGTGCCCTCCTGTTTCCATTATCTCACTTCTTGACTTCGGACAAGCTTCACGACGATGGCGCGCGCTATCGTGGGCGTCGATGAAGCGGATCAACTGGCCGACGGCGGTCTTCCTGCTCGCGACGCCGATCGCCGCGGTCGCGGCGGTGTCGGCGCTCCTGGCTCTCCGGGGATTCCGGCTCGCCGATCTCGTTCTCCTCGTCGTCTTCGCCGCCGCGACCGGACTGAGCGTCACGGCCGGCTATCACCGGCTGTTCGCGCACCGCGCGTACGACGCGATCGCCCCGGTCCGCATCGCGTTCCTCCTCGTCGGCGCCGGCGCCTTCCAGCAGTCGGTCCTCGACTGGTCCGCGGACCACAGGCGGCACCACAAGAACGTCGACGACGAGGCGGACCCGTACAACATCAACCGCGGGTTCCTCTGGGCGCACATCGGCTGGCTTCTCGTCGCCGACACGACTGCCCGCGAGTTCTCCAACGTGCCCGACCTCCTCGCCGACCGCTGGGTGGTCCTGCAGCACCGCTTCTACCTGCCGCTGGCGCTCCTGATGGGATTCGGGGCTCCTCTCGCCGCGGGGTACGCGCTGGGATCGCCCTGGGGCGGGATCGTCTGGGGCGGCCTCGTCCGGGTCGTCGTCGTGCACCACGCGACGTTCTTCGTGAACTCGCTCGCGCACACCCTGGGCCGGCGGCCGTACACGACCGCCACCTCCGCCCGCGACAGCTTCGTGACCGCGCTCCTCACCTTCGGCGAGGGGTATCACAACTTCCACCACCGGTTCGCCGCCGATTACCGGAACGGGGTGCGAACGGGTCAGTACGACCCGACCAAGTGGCTCATCCGCCTCCTCGCCGCGATCCGCCTCGCGTGGAATCTGAAGACCGTGCCCCGCGAGAGGATCGTCGCGGCGGAAGTCGAGTGCGCGCGCGAGCGGCTGACGGTCAGGCTCCGCGGCCACGCGGAACGGATATCGAGCGGCCTCCTGGAGCGGTTCGGCGAGATGTCGGCCGCGCTCCACCGCGCGAGCCTCAGGCTCGCCGAGCTCGAGCGCGCCCGAGCCCGGCGCGCGGAGATCCGCGCCGCCCGGCGCGAGCTTCGGCGGTTCCGGCGCGAATGGCGGGCGATGGTCGCGGCGCTCGAGCAGGAAGCCCGAGTGCTTCCGGCGTAGGTGCCGGGCTGTCGGCTCGCGGAACCGCGGCGCCGACGTTCAGCGGCGGACCGCCTTGCCGAGCCTGACCGCGACGACGGCCTCGTCGAGGCGGGAGAGGAATCGAGACCGGTCGGCGGGGACGAAGGGCGCCGGCCCGCCGGTGACCTCCCCCATCTGCCGCAGGTGCTCCATCAGCTCGCGGCTCGCCAGGGCGTCACCGATCGACGCCTCGGTGAAGAAGTGCCCGTTGGGGGCAACGACGCGCGCGCCGCGCTTCAGGCACCGGTCGGCCAGCGGAATGTCGGCGGTGACCGCGATATCCTCCTCCAGGATGTGCTCGGCGATCCAGTCGTCCGCCGCCCCGAATCCCCTCTTCACCCTGACCGGCTCGACCCGGCTCCGCGACGGGACGCGGATCGGGACGTGGGAGACCACGAGCACCCGGAGCCCGTACCGCTCCGCGACCCTGTAGACCTCGTCCTTGACCGGGCAGCCGTCGCCGTCGACGTAGATGTCCAGCACGCGGCATTCCCTCGCCGATCCCTGCCCGTCGGAGTAGCCGCCGGGCGCGGCCGCGCTCGACGGCGGCAGCCTCTGGTAGAGTACGTCCCTTCCCGGGGGAGGTCCACCGTGCGCATCGGGGTCGATCTCGGGGGCACCAAGATCGAAGCGATCGCCCTGACCGGGGAGGGAGCCGTGTTCGATCGGAAGAGGGTGCCGACGCCCAGGGACGATTACCACGCGACGCTCCGGGCGATCGCCGCCCTCGTGGGTTCGCTCGAGGAAGAGATCGGCGAGCGAGCCACGGTGGGGATCGGAACACCGGGGGCGATCTCCCCGGCGACCGGGCGGATGAAGAACGCCAACTCCGTCTGGCTCAACGGCCGGCCGCTCGCGGAGGATCTCGCGAAGCGGCTCGACCGGCCGATCCGGATCGCGAACGACGCCGACTGCTTCGCGCTCTCCGAGGCCCGGGACGGCGCCGGCTCGGGGGCGAGGCTCGTTTTCGGGGTGATCCTCGGCACCGGCGTCGGGGGCGGGATCGTGGCGGACGGGCGGATCGTGACGGGGCCGAACGCGATCGGCGGGGAGTGGGGCCACAATCCCCTCCCGTGGCCTGCGTCCGGTGAGTGGCCCGGGCCCTCCTGCTACTGCGGACGGACCGGCTGCATCGAGCGTTTCCTCTCGGGTCCCGGGCTGGCCCTCGACTACCAGGAGGCGACGGGCGACGCGGTCGAGCCGCCGGGGATCGTGGCGCGCTCCGAGGCGGGGGACGCAGCGGCCGACGCGGCCCTCGTCCGCTACGAGGAGCGCCTGGCACGCGGGCTCGCCTCGGTGATCAACGTGCTCGACCCGGACGTGATCGTTCTCGGCGGTGGCCTGTCGAACCTCAAGCGCCTCTATCGCGGCGTCCCGGAGCGCTGGGCGAGCTGGGTGTTCTCCGACCGGGTCGACACCCGGCTCGTCCCCCCCGCCCACGGCGACTCGAGCGGAGTGCGCGGCGCAGCCTGCCTCTGGCCCGCGAGCCGCGGCTAGCTCAGGCCGCTCCGGCTCCAGCGGGCGGTGCGCCGCCCTCGCCCGGACCGGCGAACGACTGCAGCGCGAGGTAGTTCTCGCCGAACTTCTTGATGTGCGCGAGCTGCTTGTCGTACTGGTCGAAGTGCCGCTCCTCGTCGCCCACGAGACGCTCGAAAAGCTGCTTCGACGCCGAGTCCTGGATCGCGCCGCACTCCGTCGCCGCCTGGTTGTAGAACGCGGCGCTCGCCTGCTCCATCTCGGCCGCCTTGAGCAGCATCTTCTGCGGGTCGTCGATCTTCTCGACCTCCCCCGCCGCGACCAGCTCCACCTCCCCCTTCAGGAACAGGATCCGCTCGGCGAGGAGCTCGATGTGCATCATCTCCTCGATCGCGGTCCGCTTGAACAGCGCGGCCAGGGGGCCGAGCCCCTGGTCGTCGAGGTGGAAGTGGAAGTACATGTACTGGTGGACCGCCTGGAGCTCGTCCGCCGCCGCCCGGTTCAACAGGTCGATGCTCTTCTTGCGGTGCATGTCGGATCTCCTCGATCTCGATCCCGCGCCGCCGGACTCGGCGCCGCAGGTCGTACTATTATGCAATACCGAGAGGGGAAGGTCACCCGTCTTCGGGGCGCGGTTCCTTCCCGTTTCGGCCGGGGGGCGAGGATGACATGGCGACCTTGAAGGCCTGGCTCGGAGTGGCCCGGGCGCCGTTCCTGCTCCTGCCCGTCACGCTGGTCGCGTCCGGGGCCGCGGCCGCGTCGTACGCGTACTCGGTGGACTGGCCGAGGACGCTGCTCGCACTGGTGGGGCTCATCGCGCTCCACGCGTCGGTCAACGCCCTGAACGAGGCGAGCGACTTCAGGGCCGGGATCGATCTCAAGACCCGCCGCACGCCGTTCTCGGGCGGGAGCGGCACGCTGCCGGCGGGCGCCCTCGCTCCGCGCACCGCTTTCCTCTTCGGGCTCGGGGCAGCGGCGGTGGGGCTCGCGATCGGGATCGTCCTCCTGTTCGAGGTGGGACCGGTCCTGCTCCCGGTCCTCGTGGTAGGGGCGGTTTGCGTGCTCCTCTACTCGGATGTCCTGACCCGAAACGCGGCGGGGGAAGTCGCGGCGGGACTCGGCCTCGGCGCGCTCCCCGTGATCGGGACGGCGCTCATCCAGAACGGAACGCTTCCGCTCGAGGCGGCGGCGGCGTGTATCCCGGCGTTCTTCATGACGTTCGACCTCCTCTTGCTGAACGAGTTCCCCGACGAGGGGCCGGACCGCGAGGGCGGCCGGAAGCACCTCGTGGTCCTGCTCGGACGTCGCGGCGCCGCCCTGCTGTACGCGCTCGCCGCCCTCCTCACGCCGGCGTCCATCGCGGTCGCGGTGGCGGCCCGCGCGCTCCCGAGGCTCTGCCTCGTCGCCCTCGTCCCGTCGCTGCTCCTGTTCCTGCCGCTCCGCTGGGCGTTCACCGACCCGAAGCGCGCCGTGCCGGTCGGCGCGCTGGCCGCCAACGTGGCGTGGAACCTCCTGACCAACGCCGGGATCGCCGCGGGGCTCGCCGCGTCCTCTTTCGCCTGAGCGGCGGGCGCCCCACGGGACGGAAGCTCGCTGGAATGGCCCCGTGACGCGCTCCGCTCGAGTTCCCGACGCCGCGGCCTCTACCCGCGCCCTCGCCGCCCTGCTTCTCGTGGGAGCGACGATCCTCGCGTTCGCGCCGGTG
This portion of the Terriglobia bacterium genome encodes:
- a CDS encoding bacterioferritin, with the protein product MHRKKSIDLLNRAAADELQAVHQYMYFHFHLDDQGLGPLAALFKRTAIEEMMHIELLAERILFLKGEVELVAAGEVEKIDDPQKMLLKAAEMEQASAAFYNQAATECGAIQDSASKQLFERLVGDEERHFDQYDKQLAHIKKFGENYLALQSFAGPGEGGAPPAGAGAA
- a CDS encoding prenyltransferase, coding for MATLKAWLGVARAPFLLLPVTLVASGAAAASYAYSVDWPRTLLALVGLIALHASVNALNEASDFRAGIDLKTRRTPFSGGSGTLPAGALAPRTAFLFGLGAAAVGLAIGIVLLFEVGPVLLPVLVVGAVCVLLYSDVLTRNAAGEVAAGLGLGALPVIGTALIQNGTLPLEAAAACIPAFFMTFDLLLLNEFPDEGPDREGGRKHLVVLLGRRGAALLYALAALLTPASIAVAVAARALPRLCLVALVPSLLLFLPLRWAFTDPKRAVPVGALAANVAWNLLTNAGIAAGLAASSFA
- a CDS encoding ROK family protein; protein product: MRIGVDLGGTKIEAIALTGEGAVFDRKRVPTPRDDYHATLRAIAALVGSLEEEIGERATVGIGTPGAISPATGRMKNANSVWLNGRPLAEDLAKRLDRPIRIANDADCFALSEARDGAGSGARLVFGVILGTGVGGGIVADGRIVTGPNAIGGEWGHNPLPWPASGEWPGPSCYCGRTGCIERFLSGPGLALDYQEATGDAVEPPGIVARSEAGDAAADAALVRYEERLARGLASVINVLDPDVIVLGGGLSNLKRLYRGVPERWASWVFSDRVDTRLVPPAHGDSSGVRGAACLWPASRG